Below is a genomic region from Citrobacter tructae.
TGAAGCCGATGTCATTCACTTGCATCCAGGGCAAAAAGCCTGGTTTACCGTGCTGGGCGATCCACAGACGCGCTATGAAGGTACGCTCAAAGATGTACTGCCTACACCTGAGAAAGTGAACGACGCGATTTTTTACTACGCGCGCTTCGAAGTACCTAACCCGAAAGGGATCCTGCGACTGGATATGACCGCGCAGGTACATATCCAGCTGACGGATGTCAAAAATGTACTGACGATCCCGTTGTCGGCGCTGGGCGATCCTATTGGCAACAATCGCTATAACGTCAGGTTGCTGCGAAACGGCGAAACCCGCGAGCGTGAAGTGTCTATTGGCGCGCGTAACGATACCGATGTGGAGATCGTGAAAGGACTGGAAGAGGGTGATGAAGTCATCATCAGTGAGGCGAAACCTGGAGCGGCGCAATGACGGCATTGCTTGAACTGAGCAATATCCGCCGCAGTTACCCGTCAGGCGAAGGGCAGGTTGAGGTGTTAAAGGATGTATCCTTGAGCATCCATGCCGGCGAAATGGTGGCGATTGTTGGGGCATCTGGCTCGGGAAAATCGACGCTGATGAACATCCTCGGGTGTCTGGATAAGCCTTCCAGTGGCACGTATCGGGTGGCGGGGCGTGACGTTTCAACACTCGATAGCGATGCGTTAGCCCAATTGCGGCGCGAGCACTTCGGCTTTATTTTCCAGCGCTATCATTTGCTCTCGCATTTGACGGCGGCACAAAACGTCGAAGTGCCTGCGGTCTATGCCGGGACAGAGCGTAAGCAGCGTCTGGCTCGGGCGCAGGAATTACTCCAGCGGCTGGGGCTGGGTGACAGGGTGGACTATCAACCTTCCCAGCTTTCCGGTGGGCAGCAGCAGCGCGTCAGTATTGCGCGTGCGCTGATGAACGGTGGTCAGGTGATTTTAGCCGATGAACCCACCGGCGCGCTGGACAGCCATTCCGGCGAAGAGGTGATGGCGATTCTGCACCAGCTGCGCGATCGCGGACACACGGTGATTATCGTCACGCACGACCCGCAGGTTGCGGCGCAGGCTGAGCGGGTGATTGAAATTCGCGATGGCGAGATTGTACGTAATCCGCCATCGCAAACTGCCACTGGCGGGCGCGGCATTGCCGAACCGACGGTGACGACATCCTCTGGCTGGAGCCAGTTTGTCAGTGGTTTTCGCGAAGCGCTGACCATGGCCTGGCTGGCAATGGCCGCCAACAAGATGCGCACGCTGCTCACTATGCTGGGCATCATTATTGGTATTGCGTCGGTGGTGTCGATTGTGGTGGTCGGAGACGCGGCTAAACAACTGGTGTTGGCTGATATTCGCGCCATCGGCACGAACACTATCGATATCTATCCCGGCAAAGACTTTGGTGACGATGACCCGCAATACCAGCAGGCGCTAAAGTATGACGACTTGACGGCAATCCAGAAGCAACCGTGGGTCAGTTCGGTGACGCCTGCGGTGTCGAAGAATTTACGGCTACGTTATGGAAATATCGACGTGGCAGCCAGCGCTAACGGCGTGAGTGGGGACTATTTTAACGTCTATGGTATGACGTTCAGTGAGGGCAATACCTTTAATGCCGAGCAGCTCGCAGGGCGGGCGCAGGTGGTCGTGCTGGACAGTAACACCCGACGCCAGCTGTTCCCCAATAAAGCGAAAGTGGTGGGCGAGGTCGTCCTTGTCGGCAACATGCCCGCCACCGTCATTGGCGTGGCGGAAGAGAAGCAGTCGATGTTTGGCAGCAGTAAGATCCTGCGGGTCTGGCTGCCTCACAGCACCATGTCCGGGCGCATTATGGGACAATCGTGGCTGAACTCCATTACCGTGCGCGTGAAGGACGGTTTCGACAGCACTCTGGCTGAGCAGCAGCTTACCCGACTGCTGTCTTTGCGGCATGGCAAAAAAGATTTCTTCACCTGGAATATGGACGGCGTCCTGAAAACCGCTGAAAAAACTACGCGCACCTTACAGCTGTTCTTGACGCTGGTGGCGGTGATTTCGCTGGTGGTTGGCGGGATTGGAGTGATGAATATTATGCTGGTTTCGGTGACCGAACGAACGCGCGAGATTGGTATTCGTATGGCGGTTGGCGCCCGTGCCAGTGACGTGCTACAGCAGTTTTTGATTGAAGCTGTGCTGGTGTGCCTGGTCGGCGGTGCGTTAGGCATCAGCTTGTCGATGCTGATTGCCTTCACCCTACAGCTTTTCCTGCCCGGTTGGGAAATAGGATTCTCACCTTTCGCGCTGTTGACGGCGTTCCTGTGTTCAACGGCAACCGGGATTTTGTTCGGCTGGCTCCCTGCGCGCAATGCCGCAAGGTTGGATCCGGTTGATGCCCTGGCGCGGGAATAACGTGTTGTATTGAAAAAGAAATAAAAATGCCAGCTCGAGGGGCTGGCATTTTGTCTGCGGGATGTACACAATGAAACAGAAGAGTTATGCGACAGCTTCTGCTTCAAGCACAGGCACAATAAGACTGGCGTGATTGCCTTTGGGCCCTTGGTGGACATCAAACTGGACAGATTGTCCGGCTTTTAGCGTTCTGTAACCATCCATCTGAATGGTGGAGTAATGGGCGAAAATATCTTCGCCACCGCCTTCGGGGCAGATAAAACCGAACCCTTTAGCATTGTTGAACCACTTGACAGTACCCGTTTCCATACTTCGACATCCTTCGTAAATCTTATATAAGTAAGATGGAATGAACCGGTGGCGGAGTGGGGGCTGTTCAAAACCTCGCCAACTCTCGAGTCTACAATTTAGAGAAATCAGGCGGGGCGTCAAGCGCCAGGCTTGTGGAATCGGATAAAAATGCATCAAAATTTGAAGCAGTTAACGCTATTGTCGGTTATGTGACAGATGTCTCGGATGACACTGATAGATGATAGTTATCTAATAATTGAGGTAGATTGATTGTGCGCATAGGCTCTTGTCAGCGGCAAGTTATTCTGCCGGTAACCGTAACTGAAGATGACGACTGACAATGGGTAAGACGAACGATTGGCTGGATTTCGATCTGCTGGCGGAAGACAAATTGCGCGACGCGCTAAAACCGCCATCTATGTATAAAGTGATATTAGTCAATGATGATTACACTCCGATGGAGTTTGTTATTGACGTGTTACAAAAATTCTTTTCTTATGATGTAGAACGTGCAACGCAACTGATGCTTGCCGTTCACTATCAAGGTAAGGCTATCTGCGGCGTATTTACCGCCGAGGTTGCAGAGACCAAAGTGGCGATGGTGAACAAATATGCAAGGGAAAACGAGCATCCGTTGATGTGTACGCTGGAAAAAGCCTAAATGCAGGCATAAATATTGGGGGAGGTGCCTATGCTCAATCAAGAACTGGAACTCAGTTTAAACATGGCTTTCGCCAGAGCGCGCGAGCACCGACATGAGTTTATGACCGTCGAGCACTTGTTACTGGCGTTGCTCAGTAACCCATCGGCCCGCGAAGCGCTGGAAGCGTGTTCTGTGGACCTGGTGGCGCTCCGTCAGGAACTCGAAGCCTTCATTGAACAAACCACTCCTGTATTGCCTGAAAGCGAAGAAGAGCGCGACACGCAGCCAACGCTGAGTTTTCAGCGTGTACTGCAACGTGCTGTCTTTCATGTTCAGTCCTCGGGGCGTAATGAAGTGACTGGCGCTAATGTGCTGGTTGCTATCTTCAGCGAACAAGAGTCTCAGGCGGCTTACCTGCTGCGCAAGCACGAAGTCAGTCGTCTGGATGTGGTGAACTTTATTTCACATGGCACGCGCAAAGACGAACCGAGTCAGTCTTCTGACTCCGGTAATCAGCCAAATAGCGAAGAGCAAGCTGGCGGGGAGGACCGTATGGAGAACTTCACCACTAATCTTAACCAGCTCGCTCGCGTGGGCGGGATTGACCCGCTCATTGGCCGAGAAAAAGAGCTGGAGCGAGCCATTCAGGTACTGTGCCGCCGCCGTAAAAACAACCCGCTGCTGGTGGGTGAGTCTGGCGTAGGTAAAACGGCGATTGCCGAAGGTCTTGCCTGGCGTATTGTCCAGGGCGACGTGCCGGAAGTCATGGCTGATTGCACGCTCTACTCACTGGATATCGGATCGCTGCTGGCGGGCACCAAATACCGCGGTGATTTTGAAAAACGCTTTAAAGCACTGCTGAAACAACTGGAACAGGATACCAACAGCATTCTGTTTATCGATGAGATCCACACCATTATTGGTGCGGGTGCGGCATCGGGCGGCCAGGTGGATGCGGCAAACCTGATCAAACCGCTGCTTTCCAGCGGCAAGATCCGCGTGATTGGCTCAACCACCTATCAGGAATTCAGTAATATTTTCGAGAAAGACCGTGCGTTAGCGCGTCGCTTCCAGAAAATCGATATTACGGAACCGTCGGTGGAAGAGACCGTACAGATCATCAACGGACTGAAACCGAAGTACGAAGCACACCATGACGTTCGCTACACCGCAAAAGCCGTGCGTGCAGCGGTAGAGCTGGCGGTGAAATACATCAACGATCGCCACCTGCCGGATAAAGCGATTGACGTGATCGATGAAGCGGGTGCGCGTGCACGCCTGATGCCGGTCAGCAAGCGTAAGAAAACCGTCAATGTGGCGGATATCGAGTCCGTGGTGGCCCGCATTGCGCGAATCCCAGAGAAGAGCGTTTCGCAAAGCGATCGCGATACGCTGAAAAACCTGGGCAACCGTCTGAAAATGCTGGTCTTCGGACAGGATAAAGCCATTGAGGCACTGACTGAAGCTATCAAAATGAGCCGGGCTGGCCTGGGTCATGAACACAAACCTGTCGGTTCGTTCCTGTTTGCCGGCCCGACCGGTGTCGGGAAAACCGAAGTCACGGTGCAGTTGTCCAAAGCGCTGGGAATTGAACTGCTGCGTTTTGATATGTCTGAGTATATGGAACGTCATACCGTTAGCCGTCTGATTGGTGCGCCTCCGGGATATGTCGGTTATGACCAGGGGGGATTGCTGACGGATGCGGTCATTAAGCACCCACACGCGGTGCTGCTGCTGGATGAAATCGAAAAAGCGCATCCGGATGTCTTTAACCTGCTGCTGCAGGTGATGGATAACGGTACGTTGACCGACAATAACGGGCGCAAAGCGGATTTCCGCAACGTGGTGCTGGTGATGACGACCAACGCCGGGGTGCGTGAAACCGAGCGTAAATCGATTGGGCTTATTCATCAGGACAACAGTACTGATGCGATGGGCGAAATCAAAAAAGTGTTTACGCCGGAATTCCGTAACCGTCTCGACAACATTATCTGGTTCGATCACCTTTCAACCGAGGTTATCCATCAGGTGGTTGATAAATTTATTGTCGAGCTACAGGTACAGTTGGATCAGAAAGGCGTCTCTCTGGAAGTGAGTCAGGAAGCTCGTGACTGGCTGGCGGAGAAAGGCTATGACCGCGCAATGGGCGCACGCCCGATGACGCGAGTAGTCCAGGACAACCTGAAAAAACCATTGGCCAACGAACTGCTGTTCGGCTCACTGGTTGATGGCGGACAGGTGACCGTTGCGCTGGATAAAGAGAAAAATGAGCTGACCTATGGCTTCCAGAGTGCGCAAAAGCACAAGCCAGAAGCTGCACATTAACCTCTTATCACATAACAGACCGGGCGTAATGCCCGGTTTTTTTTCGCCTGATGCCAGAAAAAAGATGAATGACAGGCAAAAAATAAGCCTGCGTAAGGGAGATTACGCAGGCTAAGGAGGTGGTTCCTGGTACAGCTAGCATTTATGGGTTATGTTTTTCAGCAGGTCGGATAATACCCTTATTGAACGAAACGGTATGTGATCGGTTTCTAAGAATCTTCCGAACGCTGAAAATAACCGTAACTCACTATTTATCATGTGGGTTGCGTGTGGACTCACCGGCAAAATTACGCATCAACAAGGCATAATTCAGATCGATATCCTCCGGGACCGGCATCCAGACGGTGTAGCCATCGCCCGGTGCCACCGGCATCGCTTCGCCTTTGACATTTTCCATCTGCTCGAGCGTGAAATTGATGTTGCCCTGTGGGGTCATCAACTCCAGGCTGTCGCCGATGGTGAATTTATTCTTCACGATAACAGCAGCCAGTGCACCTTTGCGCTCACCGGTGAATTCGCCGACAAACTGCTGGCGCTCCGAAACGGAGAAACCGTATTCGTAGTTCTGATAATCGTCGTGCGTATGGCGACGCAGGAAACCTTCGGTATAGCCACGATGTGCTAGTCCTTCCAGTGTCTCCAGCAGTTGCGGGTCGAATGGTTTACCGGCCGCAGCATCATCAATGGCTTTGCGATATACCTGCGCGGTTCGTGCGCAGTAATAGTAGGACTTGGTACGGCCTTCGATTTTCAGCGAGTGCACACCCATTTGGGTCAGACGCTCGACGTGGGCAATAGCACGTAAATCTTTGGAGTTCATGATGTAAGTGCCGTGCTCGTCTTCAAACGCGGTCATGTACTCGCCCGGACGCTGGGCTTCTTCGATCATAAACACTTTATCCGTCGGCGCGCCAATTCCCAGCGTCGGCTCAACGTTTTGTACCGGGATGGGTTCGTACTTGTGCACGATATTTCCCACAACGTCTTCTTTGCCTTCCTGCACGTTGTATTCCCAGCGGCAGGCATTGGTACAAGTACCCTGGTTCGGGTCACGCTTGTTGATGTAACCGGAGAGCAGACAACGGCCGGAGTAGGCCATGCATAGCGCGCCGTGAACGAAGATTTCAAGCTCCATATCCGGCACTTGAATGCGGATCTCTTCGATTTCTTCCAGCGACAGTTCGCGGGACAGGATCACACGGGTCAGCCCCATCTGCTTCCAGAATTTCACCGTTGCCCAGTTTACGGCGTTCGCCTGAACTGACAGGTGAATATCCATATCCGGAAAGTTTTCACGCACCAGCATAATCAGACCTGGATCGGACATGATTAATGCATCCGGCCCCATTTCCACTACCGGCTTCAGGTCACGAATAAAGGTTTTCAGCTTGGCGTTGTGCGGCGCAATGTTGACCACCACATAGAATTTTTTACCCAATTCATGGGCTTCATTGATGCCGAGTTGCAAGTTTTCGTGATTGAATTCGTTGTTGCGTACGCGCAGGGAGTAACGCGGCTGGCCCGCATAGACGGCATCTGCGCCATAGGCAAAAGCGTAACGCATGTTCTTCAGCGTTCCCGCCGGGGAAAGGAGTTCCGGTTTAAACATAATTTTCTCGTTCTGATGACAGGTCAGACTCGCCTCACTCGGTGAGGCGGTTAGGGGAGTGCCCCCATATTAAGGGCGGGCATTGTAGCGCTGCGCGACGATGCAGTAAACCTTGGGACTTAATCAACCCGCAGATAATGCCCATCGGCACTTACATACATACCGAAACCGCAGTTTTGCGGATCGTTCGTGCTGACGTCGATGGCGTCGGGCGCGACCGTGAGCGCGATATC
It encodes:
- the macB gene encoding macrolide ABC transporter ATP-binding protein/permease MacB — its product is MTALLELSNIRRSYPSGEGQVEVLKDVSLSIHAGEMVAIVGASGSGKSTLMNILGCLDKPSSGTYRVAGRDVSTLDSDALAQLRREHFGFIFQRYHLLSHLTAAQNVEVPAVYAGTERKQRLARAQELLQRLGLGDRVDYQPSQLSGGQQQRVSIARALMNGGQVILADEPTGALDSHSGEEVMAILHQLRDRGHTVIIVTHDPQVAAQAERVIEIRDGEIVRNPPSQTATGGRGIAEPTVTTSSGWSQFVSGFREALTMAWLAMAANKMRTLLTMLGIIIGIASVVSIVVVGDAAKQLVLADIRAIGTNTIDIYPGKDFGDDDPQYQQALKYDDLTAIQKQPWVSSVTPAVSKNLRLRYGNIDVAASANGVSGDYFNVYGMTFSEGNTFNAEQLAGRAQVVVLDSNTRRQLFPNKAKVVGEVVLVGNMPATVIGVAEEKQSMFGSSKILRVWLPHSTMSGRIMGQSWLNSITVRVKDGFDSTLAEQQLTRLLSLRHGKKDFFTWNMDGVLKTAEKTTRTLQLFLTLVAVISLVVGGIGVMNIMLVSVTERTREIGIRMAVGARASDVLQQFLIEAVLVCLVGGALGISLSMLIAFTLQLFLPGWEIGFSPFALLTAFLCSTATGILFGWLPARNAARLDPVDALARE
- the cspD gene encoding cold shock-like protein CspD, whose protein sequence is METGTVKWFNNAKGFGFICPEGGGEDIFAHYSTIQMDGYRTLKAGQSVQFDVHQGPKGNHASLIVPVLEAEAVA
- the clpS gene encoding ATP-dependent Clp protease adapter ClpS, whose amino-acid sequence is MGKTNDWLDFDLLAEDKLRDALKPPSMYKVILVNDDYTPMEFVIDVLQKFFSYDVERATQLMLAVHYQGKAICGVFTAEVAETKVAMVNKYARENEHPLMCTLEKA
- the clpA gene encoding ATP-dependent Clp protease ATP-binding subunit ClpA, producing MLNQELELSLNMAFARAREHRHEFMTVEHLLLALLSNPSAREALEACSVDLVALRQELEAFIEQTTPVLPESEEERDTQPTLSFQRVLQRAVFHVQSSGRNEVTGANVLVAIFSEQESQAAYLLRKHEVSRLDVVNFISHGTRKDEPSQSSDSGNQPNSEEQAGGEDRMENFTTNLNQLARVGGIDPLIGREKELERAIQVLCRRRKNNPLLVGESGVGKTAIAEGLAWRIVQGDVPEVMADCTLYSLDIGSLLAGTKYRGDFEKRFKALLKQLEQDTNSILFIDEIHTIIGAGAASGGQVDAANLIKPLLSSGKIRVIGSTTYQEFSNIFEKDRALARRFQKIDITEPSVEETVQIINGLKPKYEAHHDVRYTAKAVRAAVELAVKYINDRHLPDKAIDVIDEAGARARLMPVSKRKKTVNVADIESVVARIARIPEKSVSQSDRDTLKNLGNRLKMLVFGQDKAIEALTEAIKMSRAGLGHEHKPVGSFLFAGPTGVGKTEVTVQLSKALGIELLRFDMSEYMERHTVSRLIGAPPGYVGYDQGGLLTDAVIKHPHAVLLLDEIEKAHPDVFNLLLQVMDNGTLTDNNGRKADFRNVVLVMTTNAGVRETERKSIGLIHQDNSTDAMGEIKKVFTPEFRNRLDNIIWFDHLSTEVIHQVVDKFIVELQVQLDQKGVSLEVSQEARDWLAEKGYDRAMGARPMTRVVQDNLKKPLANELLFGSLVDGGQVTVALDKEKNELTYGFQSAQKHKPEAAH
- the yegQ gene encoding tRNA 5-hydroxyuridine modification protein YegQ, translating into MFKPELLSPAGTLKNMRYAFAYGADAVYAGQPRYSLRVRNNEFNHENLQLGINEAHELGKKFYVVVNIAPHNAKLKTFIRDLKPVVEMGPDALIMSDPGLIMLVRENFPDMDIHLSVQANAVNWATVKFWKQMGLTRVILSRELSLEEIEEIRIQVPDMELEIFVHGALCMAYSGRCLLSGYINKRDPNQGTCTNACRWEYNVQEGKEDVVGNIVHKYEPIPVQNVEPTLGIGAPTDKVFMIEEAQRPGEYMTAFEDEHGTYIMNSKDLRAIAHVERLTQMGVHSLKIEGRTKSYYYCARTAQVYRKAIDDAAAGKPFDPQLLETLEGLAHRGYTEGFLRRHTHDDYQNYEYGFSVSERQQFVGEFTGERKGALAAVIVKNKFTIGDSLELMTPQGNINFTLEQMENVKGEAMPVAPGDGYTVWMPVPEDIDLNYALLMRNFAGESTRNPHDK